Below is a window of Candidatus Eisenbacteria bacterium DNA.
GGCGCGGCGCAGGAAGGGCGCGCGCGACGCGTTGGCGGTGGTCGGTATGATGATGGATGCGATGGGCTTCATGCCAAGAGCCGCATACTATGCCACAGGTAAGACCCCGATCGGAACAATTCACTGTGGGCAGGATGGAATTCTCGTAAATCGTGGGTGGCCTAGTCGTAACGCGTGTTGCGACCTAGCCCTACATCGAATACGATGCGTGCCTGACCTCTAGGACTCGAAACGTCCCCACGGAAAGGAGACCGTGATGAAGAAGACCCTGGTTCCCTTGGCTTTGGCAGTCCTCCTCGTGGCAGCGGCATCCTGCTCCAAGAAAACGGAAGAAGCGTCGGTGAAGCAGACCGAAACCACTCAGGAGAGCGCACCTGTCGCGCGTGGAGAAGCGGCAGCCGTCCAGGTTTCCTTTTCTGTCGAATCGGTGGATGCGGAGAAGCGCCTCATCACGCTCAAGGGCCCGAATGGCAACACGGGGACGTACGAGGTCGGAGACCAGGTCCAGCGGCTCTCCGAGATCAAGGCAGGCGATACGATCCACGCCGAGTACACGGTGGGGGCGGTGGCCGAGCTACGCGAGCCGACGGCCGAGGAGAAGAGCGCGCCTCTGACCGAAGTGGTGGCTGGCGAGCGAGGGACATCGGAAGCGCCGCCGGCGGCGGGAGTCGGACGAGTGGTTCGGGCCGTCGCGAGCATCGAGTCGGTGGACCCAGCGGCGCAGAGCGTTACCGTGAAGGGACCCGAAAATGGCCTCGTGACCGTGCACGTTGAAGATCCCACGGTATTCAGCACGCTCAAGGTTGGCGACCCCCTCGTCGTCACGTTCGCCGAGAAGCTCGTCCTCTCCGTTCAACCGGGAGCAAAGAGCTAACATCCAATAGGAAGAGCGCCACAAGATCGCGACGCTGCGCCGCATGTTCGAAGGCCCCGGCGGGTTCAACCCCCGGGGCCTCGCTCTATCTCATGCTGCCCTCTCTAGGCGCAGCCTGCTCGTGCTCCCCAAGCGTAACCCAATGCGAACCCGACCTGCGGTCCCTTACCGTGCCACAACGGAGGGCGGACGGATCCGGCTGTGCTACTCTCTCCTCCACATCCCATCCATGTGCAGGCGAGGCGATCATGAAGAATGTGCGCATTCTCGTCACGCACTACGGCGGGCCCGACGCGATTCGAGTCGTCCAGAATGAAGCCTGCGAGCCGAAGCCTGGCGAGGTGCGAGTGCGCGTGCTGGCCGCGGGCGTCTCCCTCCCCGACATCATGATGCGCGAGGGCATCCACCCCGAGACGCCACCGCTGCCCTTCACGCCGGGGTGGGATCTGGTCGGGATCGTGGATCGACCGGGCACGGATACACTGGGGTTGGAAGCAGGCCAGACCGTCGCCGCCCTGCCGATCCACGGAGCGTACACAGAATTCATCTGCCTACCGCAGCGCGAGCTGGTTCCGGTGCCTCCCGGCCTGGATGTCGCCGAGGCCGTCAGTCTCATCCTGAACTACGTCACCGCGTACCAGATGCTGCATCGCACCGCCAAGGCGCGCCCGGGACAGCGCGTCCTGATCCACGGCGCTTCGGGCGGGGTCGGCTCGGCACTCCTGCAACTGGGACGAATCGTCGGCGTCGAGATGTACGGGACCTGTTCGTCGAGGGGGGCGCCGCTCGTTACCGACCTCGGCGGTGTTCCGATCGATTACAGGAAGGTCGATTTCGTGGAGGAGATCCGACGCCTGACGAAGGACGGTGTGGACGTTGTCTTCGACGGAATCGGCGGCAGCCACATCTGGCGTTCGCGGAGGGCGCTGCGGCCGGGAGGAAGGGTCGTGACGTATGGGCTCACCGGCTCGCTGCGCGCGGGCCGACTGGCTTCAGGTCGCTCCGGGCGCCGGGACCGCTTCGGAGCAATCCGTATTTTCGGATGGTACATCGCGGCAAGCTGGCTCCTGCCGGGTCGGAAGCGGGTGGTCCCCTACAGCATTCAGACCCTGAAGCGGGTTCGGCCGGAGATGTTCCACCGAGACCTGACCGCTCTGTTCGACCTGCTGAAGGAGGGAAGGATCAAGCCTATCATCGCGCGACGCTTTCCCCTCGTCGAGGCACGACAGGCGCACGAGCTGCTCGGGACGGAAGGTGTGATCGGCAAGGTGGTCCTCGTCAGCGCCTGAATCGGGCAGGTCTAGCTAGCCGGTCCTCGGCTGGACTAGAGTTCCACCCGTTGCTGGAGGGAACCATGCCGAGCGGCGAAGAGCGAATGACGAGTCTACGCACGATTGCGAGTACCGCCCTCTTCTTCGGCCTCGCAGGGCCCCTGGCAGGGGGTCTGATCCTCTTTGTCCCGTCAGAATTTGGATTCATCAGAGGAGTCGTGGCCTCTTACCTCGTGGGTGGTGCCCCTGCGTTGCTCGCGGGGATCGCGTATGGAGCCGTTCGAGTCCGCACAAACGACTCCTTGAAACGCTGGTACCTGCGCGCACTCTGGGGCTCCATCGCGGGCGTGTTCAGTTCCCTCCTCTTCTGCCTGGGCGTGTTACTGAGCGGAACGATGCCGCCGGGGTTCGGGTTCTCCCTGATGATCACGGCGCTGGGATCTCTGGCAGGAGCTCTGTGCGCAGTGCTCCTTCGCCCCAAAGAAGATCACGCCCGCTCACCAAGCGTCGGATGACGAAACAGGCGATCACCAACGCTTGGCGGCCAAGAGCGCGATGCACGCTGACGCAAGGGCGAGCCAACCACTGCGGCTCGGGTCAGTCGGCGCCCTGCGGGGCGGGTACACCTGACATCGGCGGTCGAACCCCTATGTGGGACCGCCGTGTTCGTTCCGAAGGCTTCAGACGTCTCCTAGATAGAGCGGTCCAGAAACCCATTCCTCCTCCGCACACCGTTTTGCCTTCTGGGGGGACGCACCACTCGCGCAGCAGCCTAGAGATACGAA
It encodes the following:
- a CDS encoding medium chain dehydrogenase/reductase family protein, which gives rise to MKNVRILVTHYGGPDAIRVVQNEACEPKPGEVRVRVLAAGVSLPDIMMREGIHPETPPLPFTPGWDLVGIVDRPGTDTLGLEAGQTVAALPIHGAYTEFICLPQRELVPVPPGLDVAEAVSLILNYVTAYQMLHRTAKARPGQRVLIHGASGGVGSALLQLGRIVGVEMYGTCSSRGAPLVTDLGGVPIDYRKVDFVEEIRRLTKDGVDVVFDGIGGSHIWRSRRALRPGGRVVTYGLTGSLRAGRLASGRSGRRDRFGAIRIFGWYIAASWLLPGRKRVVPYSIQTLKRVRPEMFHRDLTALFDLLKEGRIKPIIARRFPLVEARQAHELLGTEGVIGKVVLVSA